A segment of the Actinomycetes bacterium genome:
TATTACCCGTAATCCGAATTATAGAAAGTATTTTGACCTTTGCAGCAATATCATTGGCCAGGATATATTAGAGATAATATCCGGTCAGCCCCAGCAGCTTAATAAAACCAACTATAGCCAGCCGGCAATTTATGCTTTTAGCTGTGCCCTGTTTGATTACCTGAAAGAGAATACAAATCTGGCAGCCAGGGCCCAGGCAGTAGCCGGGCACAGCCTGGGGGATTACAGCGCTTTGTATGCTGCCGGTGCTTACAGCTACCGGAAGGGATTAGAGCTGGTGGCCTACCGCTGCCGGCTAATGGCAGAACAGAACCAGGTTTCTGAAGGGATGATGGCGGCGGTGCTGGGAGTGGATTTTAAAAGGGTGGAAGAGCAGGTAAGAAAACTTGGCCTTCAGGTCTATATTGCCAACTATAATGATTATACCCAGACCGTGATAAGCGGAAACAAACAGGATGTTCTCCGGGCCATAGCGGAATTTAAAAAAAACGGTATCAGAAAAGTTTTACCCCTCAAGGTTGGCGTTGCTTCCCATTGTCCTTTAATGCGCCGGGTAGCGGAAGAACTAAGGGCATATATGGATCAGAATTTAAATAGTGTCAGCACCGATCTTCCCTTTTTTTCATCTACTGCGGCAGAATTTATTTCTGGCAAACAGATAAATAAAATTTTACAGAAGCAGCTGGTAGAGCCTGTAAAATGGCTGCCCTCGGTTTTAGAACTGCTGCAGCAGGGGTTTGACTGTTGGGTTGAAATAGGCCCTAAAAATATCCTGGGCAAGTTAACCCAGAGGATTATTGCCGGGTCTGGCCACAAAGCAGATGTTTATAGCAGTGATTCTGACCTGGACCATTTGTTAAACAAGTTTAAGGAGTGATGGATAAATAAAATGAAGCTACAGAATAAAATTTGCCTGGTTACTGGCGGTGCCAGGGGTATAGGTAAAAACATCGCTGCCTCTTTTCTGAAGGAAGGAGCCAAAGTAGTAATTTTTGACCTGGACCAAAAACAGGGAAAAGCTACCGAGGTTGAATTCACCAACCAGTATGGTAAGGACAGGGTTTTATACCTTGCCGTGGATATATCCAATCCGGAGGATGTAAAGCTGAATGTAGAAAAGGTTCTGGAAACCCACCAGAATATAGATGTACTGGTAAATAATGCCGGTATAACCAAAGATAACCTCATAATGCGCATGTCTCTGGAGGACTGGAACCGGGTGCTGGAGATTAATCTTACCGGAGCCTTCATATTATGCAAGAATGTGGTGAGATCCATGATTAAAAACAAAGGCGGAAAAATCATAAACGTATCTTCCATAGTGGGGATCCACGGTAATGCCGGCCAGAGCAATTATTCCGCGTCCAAGGCCGGACTAATAGGGCTTACCAAATCTCTGGCCAAGGAGTTTGCCGGAAAAAATATTCAGGTTAATGCAGTGGCTCCAGGCTATATTGATACTGATATGACCAGAAGCCTTGCGGATAAGGCTAAAAATAAGATGCTGGAGATTATACCCAGCGGCAGGCTGGGAACAGTTGATGATGTAGCCAGGGCTATTCTTTTTTTAGCCAGCAGTGATTCTGATTATATCACCGGATTTGTATTAAATGTAGATGGGGGAATGGGAATATAGAAAGGAAAAGTATGGAAAAAGATACCAAGGAAAGAAGAGTGGTAGTAACCGGGCTTGCAGCTATTACTGCCCTGGGGCTGGATATTGAAACTTTCTGGAAAAATATTATTGCCGGAGAATCAGGGGTAAGCACCATTGAAGGGTTTGACCTGGATAAGATAGGCTCCAAGATTGCAGCCCAGGTAAAAAATTTTAAGCCAGCGGATTTCATGGATATAAAATTATCCAAAAGGATGGATCGTTTTGCCCAGTTTGGCTATGCTGGTGCCGGCCAGGCTATTGAGGACAGCGGTCTGGCTATTGACAAGGATAACGGACACCTGGTGGGAGTATACATCGGAAGCGGAGTAGGAGGTTTATCTACACTGGAAACACAGCATATAAGAATGCTGGAGAAGGGTGCCAATCGGGTTAGCCCTTTTTTAATACCCATGATTATAAGTAATATGGCTGCAGCCCAGGTATCAATAATGAGCGGGGCTAAAGGCCCGGTAAGCACTACTACCACTGCCTGTGCGGCGGGATCCAATGCTATTGGCGATGCATATGAAATTATAAAGAGGGGCGATGCGCTGGCCATGATTGCCGGAGGCAGCGAAGCCCCCATAACCCCTCTGGGAATGAGCGGCTTTTCTAACATGAATGCTCTTTCTACCAGAAACGACCAGCCCCAGAAGGCTTCCCGGCCATTTGACCGGGACCGGGATGGATTTGTAATGGGGGAAGGCTGTGGAATTGTTATACTGGAGGAGCTGGAGCATGCTTTAAACCGGGGCGCAAAAATATATGCAGAAATGTTCGGTTACGGGCTTTCCGGAGAGGCTTACCATATGACTGCGCTGGAACAGTCAGGGGAAAATGTAGCCAGGTGTATGAACAATTGCCTCCAGAAGGGAGACATTGGACTGGATGAAGTTGATTACATAAATGCTCACGGTACCTCCACGCCTTTAAATGATATTGTAGAAAGTACGGCCATAGAGAGATTGTTTGGAGAAAATGCTAAAAATATAAACATCAGCTCCACCAAATCCATGACCGGCCACTGTCTGGGGGCTGCAGGAGCTATAGAATCGGTAGCTTCGATACTGGCAATTATTAATAATATTATTCCCCCCACCATAAACCTAGATAATCCAGATGACCAGTGCAGATTAAATTACACTCCCCATCAAAGCATAGAAAGGGAAGTTGATGTAGCTATTTCCAATTCCATGGGTTTCGGGGGCCATAATGTATGTCTGGGGTTTAAAAAATGGAAACCATAGTCTGTAAAAGCTGTAGCCGGAAGATAAGCTTAAAGAAATATACAGAAAACCTGAATGTATGTTCCGAATGCGGATACCATGGCTGGGTTTCGGCTAAAGACAGGATAGAGATGACTGTTGACAAGGACAGTTTCAATGAACTTGCCGACAGGATCAGGTCAGAAGATTTTCTAAAATTTGTAGACCTTAAAGCTTATTCTGAAAGATTAGATGAAGCCAGGGCAAAAGCAGGCATTGATGAAGCTATACTGGTTGGTTCTGCTGCCATAGAAGACAGGCCGGTGGCCATAGGCGTGATGGATTTTTCTTTTATGGGCGGAAGCATGGGCAGCGTGGTGGGTGAAAAGATAAAGATTTTAAGCCAGTACAGCCTGAAGAATTTATTGCCTTTAATAATATTTTCCGCTTCCGGGGGAGCCAGGATGCAGGAAGGCATACTTTCGCTGATGCAGATGGCTAAGACAGTTTCCTGCATGAGGAGGCTGGCAGATAAAAAAATACCTTTTTTGTCAATAATAACCAACCCAACCACCGGGGGAGTAAGTGCCAGCTTTGCTTCCATAGCCGACATTGTAATTGCAGAGCCGGGGGCACTGTTTTGTTTCGCAGGTCCCAGGGTGGTAAAACAGACCATAAATAAAGAGCTGCCCAAAGATTTTGGAACAGCGGAAAGAGATGTTGAAAACGGACAGATAGATATGATTATTGAAAGAAATCAAATTAGGGATTCCCTGATAAGGTTGCTAAACTTTTTTTAAGGGGCATAAATGGATTTAAAAGATTTAAAAAATATACCAAAGAACTATTTAAAAGATACCTTAAAGTCTTTTCTAAAACTGGAGAAACTAAAGAAGACATCCTTTTTTAACCGGGTGCATTTCAAGCAGGCGGAAAAAGAACTTCTAAATAAAGTAGAAGATTACAGAAGGGTAGAGAGACAGGCTGCCAGGACCTGGAAGATAGTCCAGCTTTCACGGGATGAAAAAAGACCCCAGAGCATAGATTACATAAGCCGTATATTTGATGATTTCATGGAACTAAAGGGAGACCGGCTGGGCGGCGATGACAAGTCCATTGTATCCGGGCTGGGAAAACTAAATGAAACTACGGTGGCGGTAATCGGCCATAATAAAGGAAGGGATATCAAAGAAAGGGTAAAATATAATTTTGGCATGAGCAGCCCCTCCGGATATCGTAAATCACAGAGAATAATGAGGCTGGCTGATAAATTTAATTTCCCCATAATTACTTTTGTGGATACACCGGGTGCATACCCGGCTCTGGAAGCAGAGGATAACGGCCAGGCAGGGGCTATTGCCCAGAGCATAAAGCTTATGTTTGAGGTAAGTGTCCCCATAATAACAGTATTGATTGGCGAAGGCGGAAGCGGGGGAGCCCTGGCGCTGGCTATAGGAAATGAAGTTTTAATGCTTGAAAATTCAACTTATTCGGTAATATCACCGGAAGGGTGCGCGGCTATTCTCTGGAAGGATGCTGCAGGGTCCAAACTGGCGGCACAGGCCTTAAAAATTACTGCCAGGGACCTATACCGGCTAAAGGTGGTGGACCGGGTTATACATGAGCCTCTGGGCGGGGCCCAGAACAATATGGACAGGAGTATAAATATTGTAAAAAAGCATCTGGTGCTGGCCCTAAAGGAACACCGGAGCAAACCACAAGATCAGCTAAAGCAGGAACGGGCTGAAAAATTTGAAGCTCTGGGTAAATTTATCACCAGAGACTAACTTCCCACAAAGATGATTACCGTCGAGTTTAAAAATACGGAGCTGCCTGCCCGGGGAAACTGGGACATCACTAAACCTTTTTGTACTGAATAGGAGGCAGAAACCTCTTTGACTTCGTAATTTAGGGCAACTGAACTAAGGGCTTCAATTGCCCGGCTCAGCTCCATCTGGTTCAGGTCAGGAACAGTTGCCAGCTCCTGGTTGGTAGCAATAAGGATTTTAATAATGCTGTTGCTTTCTACGGTATTGCCGGGTGCCGGAACGGTATCTACAACAGTCCCCGGGCTTGTCCCGTACCGGGTGGCTATCTCCGCATCCAGGGTTAATCCCAGTGATTGAAGGTGGCTGGCCGCATAGGGGTAA
Coding sequences within it:
- a CDS encoding ACP S-malonyltransferase, which encodes MGKIALIFPGQGSQYEGMGMDFITRNPNYRKYFDLCSNIIGQDILEIISGQPQQLNKTNYSQPAIYAFSCALFDYLKENTNLAARAQAVAGHSLGDYSALYAAGAYSYRKGLELVAYRCRLMAEQNQVSEGMMAAVLGVDFKRVEEQVRKLGLQVYIANYNDYTQTVISGNKQDVLRAIAEFKKNGIRKVLPLKVGVASHCPLMRRVAEELRAYMDQNLNSVSTDLPFFSSTAAEFISGKQINKILQKQLVEPVKWLPSVLELLQQGFDCWVEIGPKNILGKLTQRIIAGSGHKADVYSSDSDLDHLLNKFKE
- a CDS encoding acetyl-CoA carboxylase carboxyltransferase subunit alpha, whose protein sequence is MDLKDLKNIPKNYLKDTLKSFLKLEKLKKTSFFNRVHFKQAEKELLNKVEDYRRVERQAARTWKIVQLSRDEKRPQSIDYISRIFDDFMELKGDRLGGDDKSIVSGLGKLNETTVAVIGHNKGRDIKERVKYNFGMSSPSGYRKSQRIMRLADKFNFPIITFVDTPGAYPALEAEDNGQAGAIAQSIKLMFEVSVPIITVLIGEGGSGGALALAIGNEVLMLENSTYSVISPEGCAAILWKDAAGSKLAAQALKITARDLYRLKVVDRVIHEPLGGAQNNMDRSINIVKKHLVLALKEHRSKPQDQLKQERAEKFEALGKFITRD
- the fabG gene encoding 3-oxoacyl-[acyl-carrier-protein] reductase; its protein translation is MNKMKLQNKICLVTGGARGIGKNIAASFLKEGAKVVIFDLDQKQGKATEVEFTNQYGKDRVLYLAVDISNPEDVKLNVEKVLETHQNIDVLVNNAGITKDNLIMRMSLEDWNRVLEINLTGAFILCKNVVRSMIKNKGGKIINVSSIVGIHGNAGQSNYSASKAGLIGLTKSLAKEFAGKNIQVNAVAPGYIDTDMTRSLADKAKNKMLEIIPSGRLGTVDDVARAILFLASSDSDYITGFVLNVDGGMGI
- the accD gene encoding acetyl-CoA carboxylase, carboxyltransferase subunit beta, translated to METIVCKSCSRKISLKKYTENLNVCSECGYHGWVSAKDRIEMTVDKDSFNELADRIRSEDFLKFVDLKAYSERLDEARAKAGIDEAILVGSAAIEDRPVAIGVMDFSFMGGSMGSVVGEKIKILSQYSLKNLLPLIIFSASGGARMQEGILSLMQMAKTVSCMRRLADKKIPFLSIITNPTTGGVSASFASIADIVIAEPGALFCFAGPRVVKQTINKELPKDFGTAERDVENGQIDMIIERNQIRDSLIRLLNFF
- the fabF gene encoding beta-ketoacyl-ACP synthase II; translated protein: MEKDTKERRVVVTGLAAITALGLDIETFWKNIIAGESGVSTIEGFDLDKIGSKIAAQVKNFKPADFMDIKLSKRMDRFAQFGYAGAGQAIEDSGLAIDKDNGHLVGVYIGSGVGGLSTLETQHIRMLEKGANRVSPFLIPMIISNMAAAQVSIMSGAKGPVSTTTTACAAGSNAIGDAYEIIKRGDALAMIAGGSEAPITPLGMSGFSNMNALSTRNDQPQKASRPFDRDRDGFVMGEGCGIVILEELEHALNRGAKIYAEMFGYGLSGEAYHMTALEQSGENVARCMNNCLQKGDIGLDEVDYINAHGTSTPLNDIVESTAIERLFGENAKNINISSTKSMTGHCLGAAGAIESVASILAIINNIIPPTINLDNPDDQCRLNYTPHQSIEREVDVAISNSMGFGGHNVCLGFKKWKP